The genomic stretch AGGGAGTTCGGTGTGGCTGCGGATCAGCCGGACCGGGCGGGCCTTCGCCTTCCACGCCTCGCGGGACGGCGAGCGGTGGACCTTCGTCCGGCTGTTCACCCTCGGCGACGAGAAGGAGACCGGCGCCGCGCTGGTCGGCTTCATGACCCAGTCGCCGCTGGGGGAGGGGTGCGTGGTCACCTACGATCGCCTCCGGTTCAGGACCGCTTGGCCGGCCGACCTCCGAGACGGAAGCTGAGCGCGAACGAACACTCCGGCCGCCAGGGCCGGGGGCGTACCGGCGCTGACGTACGCCGGCACGAGCAGACCGGCGACGGCCAGTGGCTGTCTGACACGACTGTGGCGCCCCGGAGGCGTAAAGATCGACACGGAACCACAGGCGGTGCCGTCACGTCCTCCGTTGCATGATCAGTGAACGTGTGACCGGCGCCCTGGTGATCCGCACCGCCCTGCCCGCCGAAGCCGAGACCATCGCCGATCTGCATGTCCGGGCCCGCTCGACGTACTACCCGGACGGGCTCCCGCAGGCCGACTTCGACTGGGCCGAGGCCTGGCGCGGCGCCATCGAGCGCCCGGACGGCCATGTGCTGTGCGCCGTCGCCCAGGGCCGGATCGCCGGCATCGCCTCCTTCCGCACTCCGCAGGGCGCACCCGCCGACACGGTCAAGCTGTTCCAGTTCCACGTCGACCCCGGCCACTGGCGCGCCGGTGTCGGAACGGCCCTGCACGCGGCCTGCGTGGAGGAGTGGCGGGCCGACGGCAAGCGCACGGCCGTGCTCGACGTGCATACGGACAACCGGCGTGCCCAGGGCTTCTACGCCCGCCAGGGCTGGATCCCGGATCCGGAGAACCCGCCCGCCGAGGGCGACCACCACCTCTTCCTGTGCTTCTCCGTGCCCGGCCAGTGAGCCGTGCCCGGGAATGAACGCGGCTGTTTGAACGTTCACGTACCGGCAGGAGAGAGCCTCCGCGCCCGTACGACCTGGAGAGAGCCGAAGACATGCGCGTCGAGATCTGGAGCGACATCGCCTGCCCGTGGTGCTACGTGGGCAAGGCCCGCTTCGAGAAGGCGCTGGCTGCCTTCCCGCACCGCGACGACGTCGAGGTGGTGCACCGCTCCTTCGAGCTGGACCCGGGCCGGGCCAAGGGTGACGTCCAGCCGGTGATCACCATGCTGACCAGGAAGTACGGCATGAGCGAGGCGCAGGCCGAGGCCGGCGAGGACAACCTGGGCGCCCAGGCCGCCGCCGAGGGCCTGGACTACCGCACCCGGGGCCGCGACCACGGCAATACCTTCGACATGCACCGCCTGCTGCACTTCGCCAAGGAGCGGGGCCGGCAGGACGAGCTGATCCAGCTCCTGTACCGGGCGAACTTCGCCGAGGAGCGGTCCGTCTTCACCGAGGGCGACGAGCGCCTGGTGGAGCTGGCCGCCGAGGCCGGACTGGACGCGGAGGCCGCCCGCGCGGTGCTCGCCGACCCGTCCCGCTACGCCGACGAGGTCCGCGCCGACGAGCGCGAGGCCGCCCAGCTCGGCGCGACCGGCGTGCCGTTCTTCGTCCTCGACCGGAAGTACGGCGTCTCCGGCGCCCAGCCCGCCGAGGTCTTCACCCGGGCGCTGGCCCAGGCCTGGGGCGAGCATTCCCAGCTGCGACTGGTTGCGCAGGGGGAGGACGCCGGGACCTGCGGTCCCGACGGGTGCGCGGTACCGCAGCAGGGCTGAAACCGCAGGCCGGAGCGGTCCTATAAGCGGTCCTAAGGGGAACCACGTAAAAATCAGCAATGGACGGGTAGTTCCCTGGGACGCAGAGTGGTCCCATGGAGACCACGGAGACGTTCGACAGCCTCGTCCGCGCCGAGTTCCACCCGCAGACCAGCTACCTGAACACCGCGAGCAACGGCCTGCTGCCCGCCCGCGCCGTCGCAGCCCTGCACGAGGCGGCGCTGATGCGGGCGGAGGGCCGCCCGCTGCTCCCGCTCTACGAGGACGTGGAGATCTGCCGGGAGCAGTACGCCCGGCTGGCCGGTGTCCCGGCCACTCGGGTCGCGGCGGGCGCCTCGGTCGCCGCGCACACCGGCGTGCTCGCCCTCTCGCTGCCCCCGGGTGCCGAAGTCCTCACCGCGGAGGAGGACTTCACCTCCGTACTGAACCCGTTCCACGTCCGCGGCGACCTCAAGGTGCGCTCGGTCCCGCTGGAGCGGATCGCCGAGTCCGTCCGCCCGGGCACCGCGCTCGTCGCGGTCAGCGCCGTCCAGTCCGCCGACGGGCGGCTCGCCGACCTGCCCGCGGTGCGCGAGGCCGCCCGCGCGCACGGCGCCCGCACCTACGTCGACCTCTCCCAGTGCGTCGGCTGGCTCCCGGTGGACGCGTCCCAGTACGACTTCACCGCCACCGTCTCCTTCAAGTGGCTGCTCGGCCCGCACGGCGCGGCCTTCCTCACCGTCCCCGAGGACTTCGGCGGGCTCACTCCGCTGCTCGCGGGCTGGGTCGCGGCCGAGGCACCGTGGGACAGCTGCTACGGCCCGGTGACCGAACTCGCCCACTCCGCACGGCGGTTCGACCTCACCCACGCCCTGTTCACCTACGCCGGACTGCGCGGCTCCCTCGAACTGCTGGAGGAGATCGGGGCGTCCGCGGTTCACGAGCACGCCGTGCGCCTCGCCGACCGCTTCCGCGGCGGACTCACCGCCCTCGGCCATGAGCCGGTGCCCGCCCCGGGCTCGGCGATCGTCTCCGTCCCCGGACTCGGCGCCCGCCAGCAGGAGTTGAGCCGCGCCGGCATCGAGGTCTCCAACCGCGCCGGCAACCTCCGTGCCGCCTTCCACCTCTACAACACCGAGACGGACGTGGACCGTCTGCTGAACGCCCTGGCCGGCTGAGCCCGCTCATGTGTGACACACGCCAGGGGCCTCCACCACGGTGGTGGAGGCCCCTGGCGTGTGGGTTCAGTGACCCATGGGTTCAGCGGACGGGAGTGAAGTCCCTCGCCCCGATGAAGTCCGGCCGGCGCACCGGCGCCGCGAACGGATCGACCGCCTTGTTCTCCACGCTGTTGAACACGATGAAGACGTTGCTGCGCGGGAACGGCGTGATGTTGTCGCCGGAGCCGTGCATGCAGTTGCAGTCGAACCAGGTCGCCGAGCCGGCCTTGCCGGTGAACAGCCGGATGCCGTGCGCGCTCGCCAGCGAGGTCAGCGCCTCGTCGGACGGCGTGCCCGCGTCCTGCATCTGCAGCGACTTCTTGTAGTTGTCCTTGGGCGTCTCACCGGCACAGCCCAGGAACGTCTTGTGCGAGCCCGGCATGATCATCAGGCCGCCGTTGGTGTCGTGGTTCTCCGTCAGGGCGATGGAGACGGACACCGTGCGCATGTTCGGCAGACCGTCCTCGGCGTGCCAGGTCTCGAAGTCGGAGTGCCAGTAGAAGCCGCTCGCGCCGAAGCCCGGCTTGACGTTGATCCGGGACTGGTGGACGTACACGTCCGAGCCGAGGATCTGCCGGGCCCGGCCGACCACCCGCTCATCGCGCACCAGGTTCGCGAACACCTCGCTGATCCGGTGCACCTCGAAGACCGAGCGGATCTCCTTCGACTTCGGCTCGACGATGGAGCGCTCGTCGGCGCGGATCGCCGGGTCGGTGACCAGCCGCTCCAGCTCGCGCCGGTAGACCTCGACCTCGTCCGGGGTGATCAGCTGCTCGATGGCGAGGAAGCCGTCACGGTCGTACCCCTGCAGATCGGCCGTGGGGATCGGGCCCGGCGTGTCCGGGGAACCCCAGACGACCGGGTCCTGACGCGGGACGGTCACCTCGGTGGTGCCGCGGGTCGGGTAGAGATCGGTGACGTCGGCAGTGGTCATGGGTTCTCACACCTCCTCGGGCTCGGTGAGCAGGGGGTAGACGCCGTTCTCGTCGTGGTCCTCCCGGCCGGTCACGGGCGGGTTGAACACGCAGATGCAGTGGAAGTCCTCCTTGACGCGCAGCGTGTGCCGCTCGTGCCCGTTGAGGAGGTACATGGTGCCGGGCGTGATGATGTACGTCTCCCCGGTCTCGCGGTCGGTGAGTTCGGCCTCACCCTGGGTGCAGACGACGGCCTCGATGTGATTGGCGTACCACATCGACGTCTCGGTCCCGGCATAGAGGATGGTCTCGTGCAGGGAGAAGCCGACCCGCTCCTTGGCCAGGACGATCCGCTTGCTCTCCCAGGTGCCGGACTTCGCCTTGACGTGCCGGTCGGTGCCTTCGATGTCCTTGAACGATCGGACGATCACGGTGGTGCTCTTCCTCCTGGTCGGTCGTGCCGTCAGTACGGTTCAGGCGGTTTCCCGGACGGCACGGGCGAGGACGCGCAGGCCCTCGTCCAGCTCGTCGGGGGTGATGGTGAGGGCGGGCAGCAGCTTGACGACCTCGCCCTCCGGTCCGGACGTCTCGATGAGCAGCCCGAGTTCGAAGGCCCGCCGGGCGATCCGCGAGGCCCGGTCCTTGTCGTGGAACTCCATGCCCCACACCAGACCGCGGCCGCGGTACTCCTTCACATCGGCGAGGTTCTCCTCGGTGATGGAGATCAGCGCCTGCTCGACCTGCTCACCGCGGGCGCGGGTCTGCTTCTCCATGGCCGAGCCGTCGGCCCAGTACGTCTCCAGCGCCGCGGTGGCGGTGACGAACGCGGGGTTGTTGCCCCGGAAGGTGCCGTTGTGCTCGCCCGGCTCCCACACGTCCAGCTCGGGCTTGAACAGGCACAGCGACATCGGCAGCCCGTACCCGCTGATCGACTTGGACACCGTGACGATGTCCGGCGCGATCCCCGCCTCCTCGAAGGAGAAGAAGGCGCCGGTACGGCCGCAGCCCATCTGGATGTCGTCGACGATCAGCAGCATGTCCTGCCGCTCGCACAGATCCTTCAGCGCGCGCAGCCAGTCGGGCCGGGCGACGTTGATGCCGCCCTCGCCCTGCACGGTCTCCACGATCACCGCGGCGGGCTT from Streptomyces roseochromogenus subsp. oscitans DS 12.976 encodes the following:
- a CDS encoding GNAT family N-acetyltransferase, producing the protein MISERVTGALVIRTALPAEAETIADLHVRARSTYYPDGLPQADFDWAEAWRGAIERPDGHVLCAVAQGRIAGIASFRTPQGAPADTVKLFQFHVDPGHWRAGVGTALHAACVEEWRADGKRTAVLDVHTDNRRAQGFYARQGWIPDPENPPAEGDHHLFLCFSVPGQ
- a CDS encoding DsbA family oxidoreductase — its product is MRVEIWSDIACPWCYVGKARFEKALAAFPHRDDVEVVHRSFELDPGRAKGDVQPVITMLTRKYGMSEAQAEAGEDNLGAQAAAEGLDYRTRGRDHGNTFDMHRLLHFAKERGRQDELIQLLYRANFAEERSVFTEGDERLVELAAEAGLDAEAARAVLADPSRYADEVRADEREAAQLGATGVPFFVLDRKYGVSGAQPAEVFTRALAQAWGEHSQLRLVAQGEDAGTCGPDGCAVPQQG
- a CDS encoding aminotransferase class V-fold PLP-dependent enzyme, with protein sequence METTETFDSLVRAEFHPQTSYLNTASNGLLPARAVAALHEAALMRAEGRPLLPLYEDVEICREQYARLAGVPATRVAAGASVAAHTGVLALSLPPGAEVLTAEEDFTSVLNPFHVRGDLKVRSVPLERIAESVRPGTALVAVSAVQSADGRLADLPAVREAARAHGARTYVDLSQCVGWLPVDASQYDFTATVSFKWLLGPHGAAFLTVPEDFGGLTPLLAGWVAAEAPWDSCYGPVTELAHSARRFDLTHALFTYAGLRGSLELLEEIGASAVHEHAVRLADRFRGGLTALGHEPVPAPGSAIVSVPGLGARQQELSRAGIEVSNRAGNLRAAFHLYNTETDVDRLLNALAG
- the thpD gene encoding ectoine hydroxylase, translated to MTTADVTDLYPTRGTTEVTVPRQDPVVWGSPDTPGPIPTADLQGYDRDGFLAIEQLITPDEVEVYRRELERLVTDPAIRADERSIVEPKSKEIRSVFEVHRISEVFANLVRDERVVGRARQILGSDVYVHQSRINVKPGFGASGFYWHSDFETWHAEDGLPNMRTVSVSIALTENHDTNGGLMIMPGSHKTFLGCAGETPKDNYKKSLQMQDAGTPSDEALTSLASAHGIRLFTGKAGSATWFDCNCMHGSGDNITPFPRSNVFIVFNSVENKAVDPFAAPVRRPDFIGARDFTPVR
- a CDS encoding ectoine synthase, encoding MIVRSFKDIEGTDRHVKAKSGTWESKRIVLAKERVGFSLHETILYAGTETSMWYANHIEAVVCTQGEAELTDRETGETYIITPGTMYLLNGHERHTLRVKEDFHCICVFNPPVTGREDHDENGVYPLLTEPEEV
- the ectB gene encoding diaminobutyrate--2-oxoglutarate transaminase, producing MTITQPDLSVFETLESEVRSYCRGWPTVFDRAQGSRMYDEDGHVYLDFFAGAGSLNYGHNNPVLKRALIDYLARDGVTHGLDMSTTAKRSFLQAFQDLVLRPRDLPYKVMFPGPTGTNAVESALKLARKVKGREAIVSFTNAFHGMSLGSLAVTGNAFKRAGAGIPLVHGTPMPFDNYFDGTVPDFLWFERLLEDQGSGLNKPAAVIVETVQGEGGINVARPDWLRALKDLCERQDMLLIVDDIQMGCGRTGAFFSFEEAGIAPDIVTVSKSISGYGLPMSLCLFKPELDVWEPGEHNGTFRGNNPAFVTATAALETYWADGSAMEKQTRARGEQVEQALISITEENLADVKEYRGRGLVWGMEFHDKDRASRIARRAFELGLLIETSGPEGEVVKLLPALTITPDELDEGLRVLARAVRETA